Proteins from a genomic interval of Stomatohabitans albus:
- a CDS encoding DUF6882 domain-containing protein yields the protein MSRVLDLAGTHLPATLARGERFVRLVGDTPGILDLDDGRIQFGDKQWPIQIVGTTDTEAHAWVWAWADGQPFPEELTITARALRDMGKRELLPEFGEAIWHLDDIQPYVVAAIARGWGLADVLYRVPIDHRAIYVLMSDVTLPAPKAHELANALTTAIAMVPIDHRRATVDLMADARIPTTGVDEVVLATVPPSGPDGKPESVTITFTPQGKIADVGVVIV from the coding sequence ATGAGCCGTGTACTCGATTTGGCTGGTACCCACCTCCCTGCAACCTTGGCGAGGGGAGAACGTTTTGTTCGTCTGGTGGGAGATACCCCAGGGATACTCGACCTTGATGACGGGCGTATCCAATTTGGAGACAAGCAGTGGCCCATACAGATCGTTGGGACCACCGATACCGAGGCACATGCTTGGGTTTGGGCGTGGGCTGACGGCCAGCCCTTCCCTGAGGAACTCACAATTACCGCCAGAGCCTTGCGTGATATGGGGAAACGAGAACTACTCCCAGAGTTTGGCGAAGCTATTTGGCATCTCGACGATATTCAACCTTATGTGGTGGCTGCGATTGCCCGTGGCTGGGGGCTAGCTGACGTGCTCTACCGTGTTCCTATCGACCACCGTGCAATCTATGTATTAATGAGTGATGTCACCCTCCCTGCACCCAAAGCCCATGAGTTAGCGAACGCACTGACCACCGCAATTGCTATGGTGCCTATTGACCATCGTCGCGCCACCGTTGACCTCATGGCTGATGCACGTATCCCTACGACGGGTGTTGATGAGGTTGTGCTGGCAACAGTGCCACCATCTGGGCCAGATGGAAAACCAGAAAGTGTCACGATTACCTTTACGCCCCAAGGAAAAATCGCAGATGTTGGGGTCGTCATCGTCTGA
- a CDS encoding NAD(P)-binding protein, producing MSTDQIQPNAQNPFAITLQVGSSLANETGSWRTERPVYVDLLPPCNKACPAGENIQEWLFHAEEGDYEGAWRQIMKDNPLPACMGRVCYHPCQTACNRVQVDEAVGINAIERFLGDKAIEEGWTVEGPKTETGQKVLIVGAGPSGLSAAYHLRLFGHDVTVRDAGPMAGGMMRFGIPAYRLPRHILDAEIKRIENLGVKFEFDSKVTNIKEVKKDFDAVFLAVGAHIGRNAHIPAAGAAKVMDAVNVLHDMEAGEKPLLGRRVAIYGGGNTAIDAARTAKRLGAEEAVIIYRRTRDRMPAHDFEVAEAEEEGIMMRWLSTIKNVEDEKLVIEKMELDETGFPQPTGEYETLEADSVVLALGQDSDLSLIENEPEIIINKGVVEVNDAMMTGMDGVFAGGDMVPSERTVTVAIGHGKKAARYINGWLVGDPYPGAPKPGDASLDRMTTWYYADAPQQVRKKLEAARRSSTFDEVVIGLDEESALFEARRCMSCGNCFGCDNCFGVCPDNAITKLKPGSYEFKYDYCKGCGICAAECPCGAISMVPEDI from the coding sequence ATGAGTACTGATCAAATTCAACCAAATGCACAGAACCCGTTTGCGATCACCCTGCAAGTCGGGTCATCACTGGCAAACGAAACCGGATCATGGCGTACCGAACGCCCCGTTTACGTTGATCTTCTTCCACCCTGTAATAAAGCCTGCCCAGCCGGTGAGAATATCCAAGAATGGTTATTCCATGCTGAAGAAGGTGATTATGAGGGCGCTTGGCGCCAAATCATGAAAGATAACCCGTTACCTGCCTGTATGGGACGGGTGTGTTATCACCCATGTCAAACTGCATGTAACCGGGTGCAAGTGGATGAAGCGGTCGGGATTAACGCCATTGAACGTTTCCTAGGCGACAAAGCCATTGAAGAAGGCTGGACTGTTGAAGGCCCCAAAACTGAAACAGGCCAAAAGGTACTAATTGTTGGTGCTGGTCCTTCCGGACTGAGCGCGGCGTATCACCTGCGCTTATTTGGTCACGATGTCACCGTGCGAGACGCCGGTCCAATGGCGGGTGGGATGATGCGGTTCGGTATTCCGGCTTATCGTCTACCTCGACATATCCTCGACGCCGAGATCAAACGCATCGAGAACCTTGGCGTCAAGTTCGAGTTTGATTCCAAGGTCACGAATATCAAGGAAGTCAAAAAGGACTTTGATGCCGTATTCTTGGCCGTTGGTGCCCATATTGGTCGCAACGCCCACATTCCTGCCGCAGGGGCGGCCAAGGTGATGGACGCGGTGAACGTGCTGCATGATATGGAAGCCGGAGAGAAACCGCTCCTGGGCCGACGCGTTGCCATCTATGGTGGCGGTAATACGGCCATTGATGCCGCGCGTACGGCGAAGCGTTTGGGTGCTGAAGAAGCCGTGATTATTTATCGTCGTACCCGCGACCGTATGCCGGCCCACGATTTTGAAGTGGCTGAGGCCGAAGAAGAAGGCATCATGATGCGCTGGCTCTCAACGATTAAGAACGTTGAGGATGAGAAGCTCGTGATCGAAAAAATGGAGTTAGATGAAACGGGCTTCCCCCAGCCAACGGGTGAGTACGAAACCCTTGAGGCTGATTCAGTGGTCCTGGCCCTCGGTCAAGACTCTGACTTGAGCCTGATTGAAAATGAACCAGAAATCATCATTAATAAGGGTGTCGTTGAGGTTAACGATGCCATGATGACGGGGATGGACGGGGTGTTTGCTGGTGGCGATATGGTACCGAGTGAACGTACGGTGACCGTAGCCATTGGGCACGGGAAGAAAGCGGCACGCTATATCAACGGTTGGTTAGTCGGTGACCCCTATCCAGGGGCACCCAAGCCCGGTGATGCCAGCTTGGACCGGATGACAACGTGGTACTACGCCGATGCGCCTCAGCAGGTACGCAAGAAGCTTGAAGCGGCACGTCGTTCATCCACCTTTGATGAGGTTGTCATCGGTCTAGACGAAGAAAGCGCCTTATTTGAGGCTCGCCGCTGCATGAGCTGTGGTAACTGCTTCGGCTGTGATAACTGCTTTGGGGTGTGCCCCGACAATGCCATCACCAAGTTGAAGCCTGGTTCATATGAGTTCAAGTATGACTACTGCAAGGGCTGTGGCATCTGCGCCGCAGAATGCCCGTGTGGCGCGATTTCAATGGTTCCAGAAGACATCTAA
- the glgX gene encoding glycogen debranching protein GlgX → MNPVQGGLGPLKPNDPGLTQPFGVHWDGRGSSVRVYSTVAKGIDLCLFDDGGVEHQVPLENMNGGNWGAWIAGLDPGTHYGFRVDGPWDPDQGHRCNPKKLLMDPWGRAFDGWLKWDESTQDHTGNVRERNDLNNANVMPRSVVIDPVYRWRFPGRPNHRLRDSVIYELHVKGFTATHPDVPKPLRGTYAGLAHPAVIDHFKRLGVTAIELLPVHQYYDDGFLVRKGLTQYWGYNSVGFFAPHSAYSSLGTRGEQVTDFKYMVDTLHANGIEVILDVVYNHTGEADMAGPVINFKGFDNRAWYWLGGDRTHYVDFSGCGNTPDMRQPQMVSFIMDSLRYWVTEMGVDGFRFDLASTMARGDSGVQMHGPVLSAIHQDPVLQQVKLIAEPWDLGGDGYRLGDFPHPWSEWNGGFRDQIRSFWLLDQPGQISNVVNRVAGSQDTFAHNMRTCESSINFVTAHDGFTLNDLVSYEERHNHANFDDNSSGDVHNHSSNHGVEGPTDDPAINAIRARQQRNLLATLMLSIGVPMLLGGDDIGNTQYGNNNPYCVDAPLSWIDWEHADSALFAFTSNLVHLRRNNPVLRRHAWLQPEDVRWLRPDGKPMESADWHNDALRTFTMHLLGDRIDPALSLNGVDQPKDLVAIFNADTGHQAVTVPGDTNMVWEVVVDTAESLPNTVTGGSVLMLEGRSVAALSPNDRIQ, encoded by the coding sequence ATGAATCCAGTCCAAGGCGGATTGGGCCCACTAAAACCAAACGACCCCGGCCTGACACAACCATTTGGTGTGCATTGGGATGGACGGGGATCTTCTGTTCGGGTGTATTCAACCGTGGCTAAGGGCATTGACCTGTGCCTATTTGATGACGGTGGGGTTGAGCATCAAGTGCCGCTCGAAAATATGAATGGTGGGAATTGGGGTGCGTGGATAGCCGGATTGGACCCTGGCACCCACTACGGTTTTCGTGTTGATGGGCCGTGGGACCCAGACCAGGGGCATCGGTGCAACCCGAAGAAACTCCTTATGGACCCCTGGGGACGTGCCTTTGACGGATGGTTGAAGTGGGATGAATCCACCCAAGACCACACGGGCAATGTGCGCGAACGCAATGACCTCAACAATGCCAATGTGATGCCGAGGTCTGTCGTTATCGACCCGGTGTATCGATGGCGGTTTCCTGGACGCCCCAATCATCGTCTGCGTGACAGTGTCATTTATGAGCTCCATGTAAAAGGGTTTACCGCCACCCATCCTGACGTGCCAAAGCCCCTGCGTGGCACCTATGCCGGATTAGCCCATCCGGCGGTTATTGATCACTTCAAACGGCTTGGTGTTACTGCGATTGAGTTATTACCGGTCCATCAGTATTACGATGATGGGTTCTTAGTCCGCAAGGGTTTAACCCAGTACTGGGGATACAACAGCGTCGGGTTTTTTGCGCCGCACTCGGCGTATTCTTCACTCGGGACCCGTGGTGAACAAGTCACCGACTTCAAATATATGGTTGACACCTTGCACGCCAACGGAATCGAAGTGATTTTGGATGTGGTGTATAACCACACCGGTGAAGCCGATATGGCCGGTCCGGTTATTAATTTCAAAGGGTTTGACAACCGTGCATGGTATTGGCTTGGCGGGGACCGAACGCACTACGTTGATTTTTCTGGCTGCGGGAATACCCCAGATATGCGCCAGCCGCAGATGGTGTCATTCATTATGGATAGCCTCCGCTATTGGGTTACTGAAATGGGTGTAGATGGGTTCCGTTTTGATTTGGCATCAACAATGGCCCGAGGCGATTCCGGCGTACAGATGCACGGCCCGGTACTGAGCGCCATTCACCAAGATCCGGTACTTCAACAGGTCAAATTGATTGCGGAACCGTGGGATCTCGGCGGTGATGGATACCGCCTTGGTGACTTCCCACACCCTTGGAGTGAATGGAATGGGGGATTCCGTGACCAGATTCGCTCGTTCTGGCTCCTTGACCAACCTGGGCAAATATCCAATGTCGTTAATCGGGTGGCAGGATCCCAGGACACCTTTGCGCACAATATGCGTACCTGTGAATCAAGCATCAATTTCGTCACTGCCCATGACGGTTTCACCCTCAATGACCTTGTTAGCTACGAAGAACGTCACAATCACGCCAATTTTGATGATAACTCAAGCGGTGATGTGCATAACCATTCCAGTAACCATGGGGTTGAAGGTCCTACCGACGACCCGGCCATCAATGCGATACGCGCACGCCAACAACGCAACCTGCTCGCCACCTTGATGCTGAGTATCGGAGTGCCAATGCTGCTTGGCGGTGACGATATCGGTAATACCCAATACGGCAATAACAATCCCTACTGTGTGGATGCCCCACTGAGTTGGATTGATTGGGAACATGCTGATAGTGCGCTATTCGCCTTTACATCAAACCTTGTCCACCTCCGCCGCAATAACCCGGTGTTACGGCGTCACGCGTGGCTACAACCCGAAGATGTGCGGTGGTTGCGACCAGACGGCAAGCCGATGGAATCAGCTGATTGGCACAACGATGCCTTACGTACCTTCACGATGCACCTCCTAGGTGATCGTATAGACCCAGCACTGAGTTTGAACGGTGTTGATCAGCCTAAGGACCTGGTTGCCATCTTCAATGCAGATACTGGTCATCAGGCCGTCACTGTTCCAGGAGATACCAACATGGTGTGGGAAGTCGTTGTTGATACTGCTGAATCACTGCCCAACACGGTGACCGGTGGGTCGGTACTCATGTTGGAAGGACGCAGTGTTGCTGCCCTCAGCCCGAATGACCGCATACAGTAA
- a CDS encoding lysophospholipid acyltransferase family protein codes for MPTTPNPPRRNTVFMHVLVALMRIVFSSAMNLRIVNGPPPGFDGRAVMVGNHRSFIDFATGAIAAVKYNIPIRFLVAYEYTEIPVFGWLLKEAGAIPVYRDDDRRGGVLGDAEQALRGGYSVVIMPEGSRLSHNRENPTEMGRLHTGAARLAAQSDVPIMIVGLAGTEKAWPVGKWPRFFRREKVVFYIDQTFFHTDPNLAARANTQRLREAMTSAIVRAETELAAWKAA; via the coding sequence ATGCCAACAACTCCCAACCCCCCTCGACGCAATACGGTGTTCATGCACGTGCTTGTCGCCCTGATGCGCATCGTCTTTTCTTCGGCCATGAACCTGCGCATTGTGAATGGCCCACCCCCAGGGTTTGATGGACGAGCCGTAATGGTAGGCAATCACCGTTCATTCATTGATTTTGCAACCGGTGCAATCGCTGCGGTGAAATACAACATTCCTATCCGCTTCCTCGTTGCGTACGAATACACGGAAATACCCGTGTTTGGTTGGCTCTTAAAAGAAGCCGGGGCTATTCCCGTGTATCGTGACGATGATCGACGCGGCGGGGTGCTTGGCGATGCTGAGCAGGCGTTGCGCGGCGGGTACTCCGTTGTGATTATGCCTGAGGGTTCTCGCCTATCGCATAATCGTGAGAACCCTACGGAGATGGGCCGTTTACATACGGGTGCAGCACGTCTGGCTGCCCAGAGTGACGTACCGATCATGATTGTTGGCCTCGCCGGAACCGAAAAGGCATGGCCGGTAGGGAAATGGCCACGCTTCTTCCGTCGAGAAAAAGTGGTGTTCTACATTGACCAGACGTTCTTTCACACAGACCCGAACCTGGCGGCTCGGGCCAATACGCAGCGACTACGTGAAGCGATGACCAGTGCAATTGTTCGAGCAGAAACCGAACTTGCGGCATGGAAAGCGGCCTAG
- a CDS encoding thiamine pyrophosphate-dependent enzyme yields the protein MSSLPIANAVETPIPARSEVRFYQVGSFAVGNRLANEEHRSVQSDPNRYNSLTSGHRACQGCGEALGARYALDTAMAATGGNTVAINATGCLEVFSTPYPESAWTLPWLHSLFGNAPAVASGVAAALKAKGRTDIRVVAQGGDGGTVDIGMGCLSGMFERNDDVLYICYDNEAYMNTGVQRSGATPPTARTATTQPVGARPGNNFGQGKDMARIAMAHEIPYVATATVADLRDLEYKVEKAMKIRGARYIHVLVTCPLGWGSAAKDTIKIARLATQTGIFPVYEAEAGEVTSVAKIRRPIPVMEYLKTQRRFAHVVKQGPDGEDARRIQEMAARNMRRYGLVDPELLDDDLRDLFMNAKADPEGRFSAAFAEMVRDSVGAVNTPAAN from the coding sequence ATGTCTTCACTACCCATTGCCAATGCAGTAGAAACACCGATTCCTGCGCGCAGCGAAGTTCGTTTTTACCAGGTTGGATCATTCGCCGTTGGTAATCGCCTTGCGAATGAAGAACACCGCAGTGTGCAGTCAGACCCCAACCGATATAACTCGTTAACGTCAGGGCACCGTGCATGCCAAGGTTGCGGTGAGGCGCTCGGGGCTCGCTATGCCCTAGATACCGCGATGGCGGCAACCGGTGGGAATACGGTTGCCATCAATGCCACTGGCTGCCTAGAAGTATTCTCAACCCCTTATCCTGAATCAGCGTGGACCTTGCCTTGGTTACACAGCCTGTTTGGTAATGCGCCAGCCGTTGCTAGTGGAGTTGCCGCAGCACTCAAAGCGAAGGGCCGGACAGATATTCGCGTGGTCGCCCAAGGTGGTGATGGTGGCACCGTTGACATCGGCATGGGCTGCTTGTCTGGCATGTTCGAACGTAATGACGATGTGCTCTACATCTGCTATGACAACGAGGCCTATATGAATACGGGTGTGCAGCGCTCGGGGGCAACACCACCAACGGCGCGGACGGCAACCACCCAGCCAGTAGGTGCACGTCCTGGCAATAACTTTGGCCAGGGTAAAGATATGGCTCGTATTGCGATGGCCCATGAGATTCCCTACGTCGCCACCGCCACCGTTGCTGACCTACGTGACTTGGAATACAAAGTTGAAAAGGCCATGAAGATTCGTGGCGCCCGCTATATCCACGTGTTGGTGACGTGCCCACTTGGGTGGGGATCTGCGGCTAAAGATACGATCAAAATTGCTCGTCTGGCCACACAGACCGGTATTTTCCCCGTGTACGAAGCAGAAGCCGGTGAAGTGACCTCAGTGGCCAAGATTCGCCGCCCCATTCCTGTCATGGAATATTTGAAGACTCAGCGCCGGTTTGCCCACGTGGTAAAGCAAGGCCCCGACGGAGAAGATGCCCGTCGTATTCAAGAAATGGCTGCACGCAATATGCGTCGCTACGGACTCGTTGACCCTGAGCTGTTGGACGACGACCTGCGTGACCTCTTTATGAATGCCAAGGCCGACCCTGAAGGGCGCTTTAGCGCCGCTTTTGCCGAAATGGTCCGTGACAGTGTTGGCGCCGTCAACACGCCGGCAGCGAATTAA
- a CDS encoding M13 family metallopeptidase: MFSAKIRPQDDLWGSVNNDWLADNPIPEDKASWGSFEQLRELSEEHVKTIIETSAANAVNDHEDALIAHLYDAFMDEDRIESLGLEPFHERLAAIEAIDSLEEFITASGQQYRQGTGSVFGFYVWLDADNPDRYVPHMGQSGIGLPDKAYYLEAEHGPILEAYRSHLINMHQLVRLDGEASPWADRIITLETKIARAHWDRAKCRDAIATHNPRSVDQLRDDWPQIDLFLDAIGLPEQARERILVSQPDVVPAMAAVLTSEPLADWKAWMSWRSIRAIASLGPQAIVDEDFAFSGRIMNGTEVIRPRYKRAIGLVESYLGEPIGKRYVAKHYPERAKVQMDELITHLLDAYRESITNLDWMQASTRTKALTKLDKFTPKVGSPITWRDYSELRLDGLNLIDSVLACRGFEYAYELDRLNRPRDKNEWLMTPQTVNAYYSPLQNEIVFPAAILQPPFFDPDGDPAYNYGGIGAVIGHEIGHGFDDQGSRYDGDGVLQNWWTDADREAFEDRTASLIAQFQGLIPRALAEESESLTGVNGELTLGENIGDLGGVGIALQAWRAYVRDHGADDTIDGLTADQRFFVGWARSWRSQSRNERARQLLAVDPHSPAEFRANIVKNVDAFHEAFETTPDDAMWLEPSERVQIW, encoded by the coding sequence ATGTTTAGTGCCAAAATCCGTCCCCAAGATGACCTCTGGGGTTCAGTCAATAATGATTGGCTCGCTGACAACCCCATTCCTGAAGACAAAGCATCCTGGGGGTCCTTTGAGCAGCTCAGGGAACTCAGTGAAGAGCATGTCAAGACCATTATTGAAACAAGTGCTGCAAATGCGGTGAATGACCATGAAGATGCCTTGATAGCCCACTTGTACGACGCGTTCATGGATGAAGATCGTATTGAAAGCCTTGGGCTTGAACCTTTTCATGAACGGTTGGCCGCTATTGAGGCCATTGATTCACTTGAGGAGTTTATTACCGCGTCCGGTCAGCAGTACCGGCAAGGGACCGGCAGTGTATTTGGCTTTTATGTGTGGTTAGATGCGGACAACCCTGACCGGTATGTGCCGCATATGGGACAAAGCGGTATCGGGCTTCCCGATAAGGCCTACTACCTTGAGGCAGAACATGGCCCGATATTGGAAGCGTATCGCTCCCATCTGATCAATATGCATCAGCTCGTAAGGCTTGACGGGGAGGCAAGCCCGTGGGCAGACCGCATCATCACCCTTGAAACCAAGATTGCTCGTGCCCATTGGGATCGTGCAAAGTGCCGCGATGCCATTGCGACACATAATCCACGCAGCGTTGATCAGCTTCGAGACGATTGGCCGCAGATAGACCTATTCCTTGACGCCATCGGTTTACCAGAACAGGCTCGTGAGCGCATTCTGGTCAGCCAACCTGATGTGGTGCCCGCGATGGCTGCCGTGTTGACATCAGAGCCGTTAGCGGACTGGAAAGCCTGGATGAGTTGGCGGTCCATTCGCGCGATCGCAAGTCTTGGTCCACAGGCAATCGTGGATGAAGATTTTGCCTTTAGTGGTCGCATTATGAACGGGACTGAGGTTATTCGCCCTCGCTATAAGCGCGCAATTGGACTGGTTGAAAGCTATCTCGGTGAACCCATTGGTAAACGCTATGTCGCCAAGCACTACCCTGAGCGCGCCAAAGTACAGATGGATGAGCTCATCACCCATCTCCTTGATGCCTATCGTGAGTCCATAACCAACCTTGACTGGATGCAAGCCTCAACGCGGACCAAAGCGTTGACCAAACTCGATAAGTTCACCCCAAAAGTCGGGTCACCGATTACCTGGCGTGACTATAGTGAACTCCGTCTTGATGGCCTGAACCTTATTGATAGTGTGCTGGCCTGTCGTGGATTTGAGTACGCCTATGAGTTGGACCGATTGAATCGGCCACGCGATAAGAACGAATGGCTCATGACTCCGCAAACGGTCAATGCGTATTACTCCCCACTCCAAAACGAAATTGTGTTTCCGGCAGCCATTTTGCAGCCACCCTTCTTCGACCCAGACGGCGACCCTGCCTATAACTATGGTGGCATCGGAGCCGTGATAGGCCATGAAATTGGGCATGGATTTGATGACCAAGGCAGTCGCTATGACGGTGATGGGGTACTTCAGAATTGGTGGACTGACGCTGACCGCGAAGCATTTGAAGACCGTACGGCTTCATTGATTGCCCAGTTCCAGGGGCTTATCCCGCGAGCACTGGCTGAAGAATCCGAGTCGCTCACGGGTGTGAACGGTGAATTGACCTTGGGTGAGAATATCGGAGATCTCGGTGGGGTAGGTATCGCATTACAGGCCTGGCGCGCCTATGTACGTGACCATGGTGCTGATGACACGATTGATGGATTGACCGCCGACCAGCGGTTCTTTGTCGGATGGGCCCGTTCCTGGCGTTCGCAATCTCGTAATGAGCGTGCCCGTCAACTCTTGGCCGTTGATCCCCACTCACCAGCAGAGTTTCGAGCCAATATCGTAAAGAACGTCGATGCGTTCCATGAGGCATTTGAAACAACCCCTGATGATGCCATGTGGCTTGAACCTAGTGAACGTGTTCAAATCTGGTAG
- the leuS gene encoding leucine--tRNA ligase encodes MSDAPAHRYLPNTIEPKWQARWERENVFAAHNDSDKPKYYALCMFPYPSGTGLHVGHPESYTAIDIVSRYKRMQGFNVLNPFGFDAFGLPAERAAQREGRHPEGITRERMEYFRTQVKSLGFSFDWNREVVTCDVDYYHWTQWLFTLFFERGLAYLAEVPVWWCEAQGTVLANEEVVDNRYVETGDPVERRYMRQWMLRITDYAESLLEGLDDPSLDWPEGLKDMQRAWIGKSTGAQLSFVIDGHDDLTFDVFTTRPDTLGAATYCVLAPEHELVAAITTDDQREVVTTYVDAAAAKSERDRQVGEKDKTGVFTGAYAINPLNGRKVPVWVADYVLAGYGTGAIMAVPGHDERDHDFATVHGLPIESAYTLPEGFDIGAGVFLATETQTTVNSGQFDGLGQEEAKQAITDYLVAEGIGEAQTNYRLRDWLFSRQRYWGEPFPILHGPNGEIVTVPDDALPVELPHVDEYRPTDAGEPPLARATEWVNVTIDGKTWKRETNTMPQWAGSCWYWLRYMDPHNDKAAWSNEATEYWQAVDLYIGGVEHAVLHLLYARFWNHVFHDLGLVSVREPFTRLFNQGMILANAYRERNGKYHHPNDVVNLQDEPFEMVSPWTQQPVVTTWYATDEHGKRVPVEEKSGKMGKSLNNAVDPMDIVASHGADALRIYEMFMGPLDQVKVWSTSGCDGVLRFLQRVWRLFINDETGEVRPFASQTKPAARKALHVAVKEAGAGIEELRFNTPIAKMMEFVNVCGPDTPSRDDAEIFVRILSPWAPHVAEELWERFGHTESLTFEPWPAVDESALIDDEITIVIQIKGKKKTVIQVPVDADDDTILQAARDAADLSPDNVIKEILVPGRLVNFVTK; translated from the coding sequence ATGAGCGACGCCCCTGCACACCGCTATTTACCGAACACAATTGAACCTAAATGGCAAGCCCGTTGGGAACGAGAAAACGTGTTTGCCGCCCATAATGATAGTGACAAACCCAAGTATTACGCCTTGTGTATGTTCCCTTATCCATCGGGTACTGGGCTTCATGTTGGCCACCCAGAGAGTTACACGGCCATCGATATTGTGAGTCGGTATAAGCGGATGCAAGGGTTTAACGTGCTTAATCCCTTTGGGTTTGATGCCTTTGGCTTACCTGCCGAGCGTGCGGCTCAGCGCGAAGGCCGTCACCCTGAGGGCATTACTCGTGAACGGATGGAGTATTTCCGTACACAGGTGAAGTCACTTGGGTTCAGTTTTGACTGGAACCGTGAAGTAGTTACCTGTGACGTGGACTATTACCACTGGACGCAATGGCTTTTTACGTTGTTCTTTGAACGTGGATTAGCGTACCTAGCTGAGGTACCCGTGTGGTGGTGCGAGGCGCAAGGCACCGTATTGGCCAATGAGGAAGTTGTTGATAATCGGTACGTTGAAACCGGTGACCCTGTGGAACGTCGCTATATGCGCCAGTGGATGTTGCGGATTACCGACTATGCCGAGAGTTTGCTGGAAGGGCTTGATGACCCATCCCTAGATTGGCCAGAAGGGCTTAAAGACATGCAGCGTGCATGGATTGGAAAATCCACTGGCGCGCAGCTTTCCTTTGTGATTGATGGACACGACGATTTGACCTTTGACGTGTTTACCACACGGCCAGACACCCTTGGGGCGGCAACCTATTGTGTGTTGGCGCCAGAGCACGAACTCGTTGCTGCGATTACGACTGATGACCAGCGTGAGGTCGTGACTACCTACGTTGACGCTGCTGCGGCTAAAAGTGAGCGTGATCGTCAGGTAGGGGAGAAGGATAAAACTGGAGTCTTTACAGGGGCCTATGCCATCAATCCGTTGAATGGGCGCAAGGTACCCGTATGGGTTGCGGACTATGTGTTGGCCGGGTACGGCACGGGTGCAATTATGGCTGTACCTGGTCATGATGAGCGCGACCATGACTTTGCTACAGTGCACGGGCTGCCTATTGAAAGTGCGTACACCTTGCCAGAGGGGTTTGATATTGGTGCTGGGGTATTCCTCGCAACGGAGACCCAAACCACGGTCAATAGTGGCCAATTTGATGGTCTTGGCCAAGAAGAAGCGAAGCAGGCGATTACCGATTACCTCGTGGCTGAAGGTATCGGTGAAGCACAGACCAATTACCGGCTTCGGGATTGGCTCTTTAGTCGCCAACGGTATTGGGGTGAACCATTCCCCATTTTGCATGGGCCAAATGGGGAAATTGTGACTGTGCCTGATGATGCCCTTCCGGTTGAATTGCCCCATGTTGATGAATACCGTCCAACTGATGCTGGTGAACCACCTCTTGCGCGTGCTACTGAATGGGTGAACGTCACTATTGACGGTAAAACCTGGAAACGTGAAACGAATACGATGCCCCAGTGGGCTGGTAGCTGCTGGTACTGGTTGCGGTACATGGACCCACACAATGATAAGGCTGCTTGGAGTAACGAAGCGACGGAGTATTGGCAGGCAGTGGACCTCTATATCGGTGGGGTAGAACATGCTGTTTTGCACTTGCTGTATGCGCGATTCTGGAACCATGTCTTCCATGATTTAGGGCTAGTGTCTGTCCGTGAACCCTTTACTCGGCTATTTAACCAAGGGATGATTCTGGCGAACGCCTACCGTGAACGCAATGGCAAATATCATCACCCTAATGATGTGGTGAATCTCCAAGATGAACCCTTTGAGATGGTGAGTCCTTGGACGCAACAACCCGTGGTAACGACGTGGTATGCAACGGATGAGCACGGCAAGCGGGTGCCGGTTGAAGAGAAGTCCGGAAAGATGGGGAAAAGCCTTAATAATGCCGTTGACCCTATGGACATCGTGGCCAGCCACGGCGCCGATGCACTGCGGATCTATGAAATGTTCATGGGCCCGCTCGACCAGGTGAAGGTGTGGTCTACGTCTGGTTGTGACGGGGTGCTGCGCTTTTTACAGCGGGTGTGGCGTCTGTTTATCAACGATGAAACCGGTGAAGTGCGGCCCTTCGCGTCACAAACCAAACCGGCAGCACGTAAAGCCCTCCATGTCGCGGTCAAAGAAGCCGGGGCGGGTATCGAAGAACTTCGCTTTAATACGCCCATTGCCAAGATGATGGAGTTTGTGAATGTCTGTGGTCCAGACACTCCATCACGTGATGATGCTGAGATCTTTGTGCGTATCTTGAGTCCTTGGGCGCCACACGTGGCAGAGGAGTTGTGGGAACGGTTTGGCCACACAGAGAGCCTCACGTTTGAGCCTTGGCCAGCGGTTGACGAGTCCGCCCTCATCGATGATGAGATCACGATTGTGATCCAAATTAAGGGCAAGAAGAAGACGGTAATTCAAGTACCAGTTGATGCAGATGATGACACGATACTCCAAGCTGCCCGCGATGCGGCTGACCTTTCTCCCGACAATGTCATCAAGGAAATCCTTGTGCCGGGTCGGCTTGTCAACTTTGTGACCAAGTAA